One part of the Anopheles coustani chromosome 2, idAnoCousDA_361_x.2, whole genome shotgun sequence genome encodes these proteins:
- the LOC131262148 gene encoding calcium release-activated calcium channel protein 1, with protein MLDPTKKKRPGNNGTAVSVWSTSTAGIDTVLATTLGTAPKTFSTGQLHQAGLSYLPNGTGNGNHLNVGNGTSLNHTHSHPNSNGNSHSTGSIGNNSTHSLTTHGHGAVSWNNRTSICSTHNKRRSNLSTMSQNGEDLHTPNYLSWRKLQLSRAKLKASSKTSALLSGFAMVAMVEVQLDEHTKVPHTMLIAFAVCTTLLVAVHMLALMISTCILPNIETVCNLHSISLVHESPHERLHWYIETAWAFSTLLGLILFLVEIAILCWVKFYDLNTTAAWSACIVLIPVLIIFVAFALHFYRSLMMHKYEVTVSGIRELEILKEQMEQDHFEQQHHHGPLHPSGMQIV; from the exons ATGTTGGATCcgacgaaaaagaaacgtcCGGG CAATAATGGTACAGCAGTGTCGGTGTGGAGCACCAGTACGGCAGGAATCGACACGGTACTAGCGACAACACTTGGGACCGCTCCGAAAACCTTCAGTACGGGCCAGCTTCATCAGGCCGGATTGAGCTATCTGCCGAACGGCACCGGAAACGGCAACCATCTGAACGTGGGCAACGGGACATCGCTAAATCACACGCACTCCCATCCGAACAGCAACGGAAACAGTCACAGCACAGGCAGTATCGGAAACAACAGCACGCACAGTCTCACGACGCACGGTCACGGCGCGGTGAGCTGGAACAACCGAACCAGTATTTGCAGTACACACAACAAG CGACGATCCAACTTGAGCACCATGTCACAGAACGGGGAGGACCTGCACACCCCCAACTATCTCTCCTGGCGCAAGCTGCAGCTGAGTCGGGCCAAACTAAAAGCTTCCAGCAAGACGTCGGCCCTGCTGTCCGGATTCGCAATG GTCGCTATGGTTGAGGTCCAGCTAGACGAGCACACCAAGGTTCCGCACACAATGCTGATAGCGTTTGCGGTATGCACCACGCTGCTGGTTGCGGTTCATATGCTCGCCCTGATGATCAGTACCTGCATCCTACCGAACATCGAAACCGTATGCAATCTACACAGTATATCGCTCGTACACGAGTCCCCGCACGAGCGACTTCACTGGTACATCGAAACGGCGTGGGCATTCTCGACACTGCTAGGGCTGATCCTATTTCTGGTCGAGATCGCCATCCTGTGCTGGGTTAAGTTCTACGACCTCAACACCACGGCCGCCTGGTCGGCCTGCATAGTCCTGATCCCTGTGCTGATAATCTTTGTCGCATTTGCGCTGCACTTCTACCGATCGCTGATGATGCACAAGTACGAGGTGACCGTGTCCGGCATACGGGAGCTGGAAATCCTTAAGGAACAGATGGAGCAGGATCACttcgagcagcagcaccatcacgGCCCACTGCACCCGTCCGGAATGCAGATCGTGTGA